One genomic window of Polynucleobacter sp. HIN11 includes the following:
- a CDS encoding HpcH/HpaI aldolase/citrate lyase family protein, protein MNLPHLPLSDACCFLFVPANQPERYSKAFASGAQGVIIDLEDAVGLDDKPKARELLKQHWSSIPDSDKERLVVRCNAPGSPFYAADLVLLKELQAPCLMIPKTETRDHINGAAEELPNTAFIPMIETPLGLHHLNDIASSQQVLRLALGNFDMQVELGISCDENETELDTARFMMTLASKLAQIAPPIDGVTQSTTDTALIFAHAQKARRFGFGAKLCIHPKQIPVVKQAFTPNPQEIDWAQRVIAADQASGGQAAKVDGKMIDRPVVMLARRILSLAGNP, encoded by the coding sequence ATGAACCTCCCCCACTTACCGCTAAGTGATGCATGTTGCTTCTTGTTTGTTCCAGCTAATCAACCGGAGCGCTACAGCAAAGCATTTGCCAGTGGAGCGCAAGGCGTCATCATTGATTTAGAAGATGCGGTTGGTCTAGACGACAAGCCCAAAGCGCGCGAACTACTCAAACAACATTGGTCATCGATTCCAGACTCTGATAAAGAGCGGCTGGTGGTCCGTTGTAATGCACCAGGTTCACCGTTTTATGCAGCGGATTTGGTATTACTCAAAGAGTTGCAAGCACCATGCCTGATGATCCCCAAAACGGAGACGCGCGATCATATCAATGGCGCTGCCGAAGAGCTCCCCAACACCGCATTCATTCCCATGATCGAGACCCCGCTGGGCCTACATCATTTGAATGACATCGCAAGTTCGCAGCAGGTATTACGGCTTGCGCTCGGCAACTTTGATATGCAAGTTGAGCTTGGCATCAGCTGCGATGAGAATGAAACGGAACTAGATACCGCCAGATTTATGATGACTTTGGCCTCTAAATTAGCGCAGATAGCCCCACCAATCGATGGGGTTACTCAATCGACGACCGATACAGCTCTTATTTTTGCACATGCACAAAAAGCTAGACGCTTTGGCTTTGGCGCCAAGTTATGCATTCATCCGAAGCAAATACCTGTTGTGAAACAAGCATTTACTCCCAATCCCCAAGAGATCGACTGGGCCCAACGGGTGATTGCAGCAGATCAAGCCTCTGGGGGGCAAGCCGCCAAGGTGGATGGCAAGATGATTGATCGGCCAGTTGTCATGTTAGCGCGCCGCATCCTAAGTTTGGCTGGTAATCCCTAG
- a CDS encoding Bug family tripartite tricarboxylate transporter substrate binding protein, with translation MNLKKPLNALLAAVMGAGVLLSGTANAQKYPDKPISLVVPFAAGGPTDTIARLLATQMSKSLGQSVVVENVPGAGGTVASAKVAKSKPDGYTIYIHHMGMATAQALYDKLPYDPLKDFEYIGQVADVPMVLLGSKNFPPNNFKELEAYIRANKDKVTMANAGPGAVSQLCGLIFQSRLGVRVTTVPYKGTGPALTDLVGGQVNILCDQTTQTIPFIKDGKVKVYGVTTPKRLSALPNVPTLDEQGMKGFDVKVWHGIYAPLGTPKPVLEKLNAALKKALTDPDLKARLDSSNIDIVPVAKQNGESLKAHLDAEINRWGPIIRKANIPD, from the coding sequence ATGAACTTGAAAAAACCTTTGAATGCATTACTTGCTGCGGTGATGGGTGCTGGTGTGTTGTTAAGCGGCACTGCAAACGCACAAAAATACCCTGATAAACCAATTAGCCTCGTGGTCCCATTTGCTGCTGGTGGCCCAACCGACACCATTGCTCGTCTATTGGCAACCCAAATGAGTAAATCCTTGGGTCAATCGGTTGTTGTTGAAAACGTTCCTGGTGCAGGTGGTACTGTTGCTTCTGCAAAAGTTGCCAAATCCAAACCCGATGGTTACACCATTTATATCCATCACATGGGTATGGCTACTGCTCAAGCTCTATATGACAAGCTTCCCTATGACCCCCTCAAAGACTTTGAGTACATCGGTCAAGTTGCTGACGTACCAATGGTGCTCTTAGGTAGCAAAAACTTCCCACCTAACAACTTCAAAGAGCTTGAGGCCTACATTCGCGCTAATAAAGACAAGGTGACCATGGCTAATGCAGGTCCTGGCGCCGTATCTCAATTGTGCGGATTGATTTTTCAGAGCCGTTTGGGTGTGCGCGTGACAACCGTTCCTTACAAAGGTACAGGCCCAGCCTTGACTGACTTAGTTGGTGGTCAAGTTAACATTTTGTGCGACCAAACCACCCAAACCATTCCGTTCATTAAAGACGGCAAGGTGAAGGTCTATGGCGTAACCACTCCTAAGCGTCTTTCCGCCCTCCCCAATGTTCCAACCTTGGATGAACAAGGCATGAAAGGCTTTGATGTGAAGGTATGGCATGGTATTTATGCTCCCCTTGGCACACCAAAACCAGTTCTAGAGAAACTTAATGCTGCTCTCAAGAAGGCGTTGACCGATCCTGATCTGAAGGCTCGCTTGGATTCCTCGAACATTGATATCGTTCCCGTTGCGAAGCAAAACGGTGAGTCGCTGAAAGCTCACTTGGATGCCGAGATCAACCGTTGGGGTCCGATCATTCGTAAAGCCAACATTCCTGATTAA
- a CDS encoding exo-alpha-sialidase, with protein sequence MSMMRVLAFVFLVVAIAMAYFQLDDHPAWADFQVPSESTNTDPILSSIPSPSKTKTIVNAPTLQGLAEWLPDTTRPSVHAASVIPLKDGNWRAFWFAGSREGAADVVIQSAVWDSTNKQWGPASVVLDREGAQASLGRYIAKLGNPVPMRNINGQLQLYVVAVSIGGWAGSSISVMHSDDDGLTWTGPKRLITTPLINLSTLVKGSGFLFADGTMGMPVYHEWIGKYGELLRLDPSGQMLDKRRMTSGRGTLQPIVFIDDAKHASAYFRQARRTGAKQIPVSYTASAGERWELAPDLGLPNPNAAITGVELSDRTRLIVFNDLEHGRHRLVLAASWSGQTQADSSQPAKSNYSPWKTIAVLEDETASMTNPKEEFSYPYMSLNQQGQVLLVYTWNRKRIKSILWDAGNLQLYLQHVKAETDQTP encoded by the coding sequence ATGTCGATGATGCGGGTGTTGGCATTTGTATTCTTAGTGGTTGCGATCGCAATGGCGTATTTTCAGTTGGACGATCATCCGGCTTGGGCTGATTTTCAAGTTCCTAGCGAGTCAACCAATACCGATCCAATCCTATCGTCCATTCCAAGCCCATCGAAAACGAAGACCATCGTTAATGCACCCACATTGCAGGGCTTAGCGGAGTGGTTACCTGATACCACAAGACCCTCGGTGCATGCGGCAAGTGTCATTCCATTAAAAGACGGAAACTGGCGTGCGTTTTGGTTTGCTGGTTCGCGAGAGGGCGCGGCCGATGTGGTGATTCAGAGTGCGGTGTGGGATTCAACAAACAAGCAATGGGGTCCAGCGAGCGTGGTCCTCGATCGAGAGGGCGCGCAAGCAAGTCTCGGACGATACATTGCCAAGCTTGGTAATCCTGTGCCCATGCGCAATATCAATGGGCAATTACAACTTTATGTGGTAGCGGTATCGATCGGCGGTTGGGCTGGTAGCTCCATCAGTGTGATGCATTCGGATGATGATGGATTGACTTGGACTGGCCCAAAACGTCTCATCACTACACCCTTAATTAACCTCAGTACCCTAGTGAAGGGTTCTGGATTTTTGTTTGCCGACGGCACCATGGGAATGCCGGTCTATCACGAGTGGATTGGTAAATACGGAGAGTTATTGCGGCTTGATCCGAGTGGTCAAATGCTTGATAAACGACGCATGACCTCGGGCCGTGGCACTTTGCAACCCATTGTCTTTATTGATGATGCCAAGCATGCGAGCGCTTATTTTCGTCAAGCTCGTCGAACGGGCGCCAAGCAAATTCCGGTGAGCTATACCGCAAGCGCTGGTGAGCGTTGGGAGTTAGCGCCTGACTTGGGTCTACCCAATCCGAATGCAGCCATCACTGGAGTGGAGCTATCGGATCGAACTCGTTTGATAGTCTTTAATGATTTAGAACACGGACGTCATCGCTTGGTCCTCGCCGCGTCATGGTCCGGCCAGACACAAGCAGATAGCAGCCAGCCAGCTAAGAGCAACTACTCTCCATGGAAGACGATTGCCGTGCTTGAGGATGAGACGGCCTCAATGACCAACCCCAAGGAAGAGTTTTCCTATCCCTATATGAGTCTGAATCAACAAGGCCAAGTCTTGCTGGTCTATACCTGGAATCGCAAGCGAATTAAGTCGATTCTTTGGGATGCTGGTAACTTACAGTTGTATCTCCAGCATGTAAAAGCAGAAACGGATCAAACCCCATGA
- a CDS encoding ArnT family glycosyltransferase produces MQTPISIPSILFGLVLACITYLYGVDSRFAPKNGDEYPYTHIVRMTNASDAWLPLQSEMIGIKNTKPPLLFWQGMLSSEHGNAWSLFNLRWPSLVYTALTALLIGLSAIAISRNRSVGVLASIIWLAFFNTYRYGRPYLAEPPEIFWLSLPFFLLLIVGKRLADSRFLFPLITGFAFGCALLYKSVAYIVPACLVLSLWYWQWRDRRVMECIQRDLLKVISIGLIALGLFALWFVLDPDPLAIWNEFVIGENAGKFAARNTSYLKDFVWSGDSVGMLLVTGVANAGFLTFAVFNLFYLAIRDRKPMSTEEKLLWIWIAVFFIIFSLPSQRSGRYLLPIMPAIAILLAIHWQQLNRWTLWIGLVLQGIVLVALAWLSWNIHLWSYPVWHWFLILGAIGIVLAGLVQARFTKTATLLACFMTMLSLSSSIMPLDGVAGRFDAKTIAALQGKTVWFPCDFRAKDEEYRFLIPGAEIKGYPASEAKNLTQLANRYAYFAVQAPVNNKFAPCPDCEVIGERLEMRARHSSDEIKAMLLGQVSDNLFVKEYIVFAPFNIGKDTSTEKDACR; encoded by the coding sequence ATGCAAACGCCCATTTCTATTCCGTCGATTCTGTTTGGGCTCGTTCTAGCATGCATTACTTATCTGTATGGGGTTGATAGTCGCTTTGCTCCCAAGAATGGCGATGAATACCCTTATACCCATATTGTCCGCATGACCAATGCATCCGATGCATGGTTGCCGCTGCAATCAGAAATGATCGGTATTAAAAATACCAAGCCGCCATTGTTGTTCTGGCAGGGCATGCTCTCAAGCGAGCATGGCAATGCATGGTCGCTATTTAATTTGCGCTGGCCCAGTTTGGTGTACACCGCACTCACAGCCCTCCTAATTGGGTTGAGTGCAATAGCGATTAGTAGAAATCGCTCGGTTGGAGTGTTGGCCAGCATCATTTGGCTTGCCTTTTTTAATACCTATCGCTATGGGCGCCCCTACCTGGCCGAGCCCCCAGAGATCTTTTGGCTCTCCCTTCCATTTTTTCTGTTACTCATCGTTGGCAAAAGACTGGCTGACTCTAGATTCTTATTCCCATTAATCACAGGCTTTGCCTTTGGTTGCGCATTGCTTTATAAATCGGTGGCCTACATTGTTCCTGCCTGCCTCGTATTATCCCTGTGGTACTGGCAATGGCGCGATCGTCGGGTGATGGAATGCATTCAGCGTGACCTCCTTAAAGTGATCTCGATTGGCCTGATTGCATTAGGCTTATTTGCACTGTGGTTTGTGTTGGATCCGGACCCGCTGGCGATCTGGAATGAGTTCGTCATTGGTGAAAATGCAGGTAAGTTCGCAGCCAGAAATACGAGTTATTTAAAAGACTTCGTCTGGAGTGGTGATAGTGTAGGCATGCTCTTAGTGACGGGAGTAGCTAATGCCGGATTTTTAACATTCGCGGTATTCAACCTCTTTTATCTGGCAATCCGTGATCGCAAGCCAATGAGCACCGAAGAGAAGTTACTATGGATTTGGATTGCAGTGTTCTTCATTATCTTTTCTCTTCCAAGTCAGCGCTCAGGCCGATATCTGCTACCGATCATGCCAGCGATTGCGATCTTACTGGCTATTCATTGGCAGCAACTCAATCGCTGGACCTTATGGATCGGCTTGGTATTGCAGGGCATTGTCTTGGTGGCTTTAGCATGGCTCTCTTGGAACATCCATCTTTGGTCCTATCCCGTATGGCATTGGTTCTTAATACTTGGTGCAATCGGCATCGTTCTAGCTGGGCTAGTTCAGGCTCGGTTTACCAAGACAGCAACATTACTGGCTTGTTTTATGACCATGCTGAGTTTAAGTAGCAGCATCATGCCGCTCGATGGCGTGGCAGGGCGGTTTGATGCCAAAACCATTGCTGCACTCCAGGGTAAAACGGTGTGGTTCCCTTGCGACTTTCGGGCTAAGGATGAGGAGTATCGCTTTTTGATTCCAGGCGCTGAAATCAAGGGCTATCCCGCGAGCGAGGCTAAAAATCTTACCCAGTTGGCTAATCGCTATGCCTATTTTGCAGTTCAGGCTCCGGTGAATAACAAGTTTGCCCCATGCCCCGATTGTGAGGTGATTGGTGAGCGCCTTGAGATGCGTGCCCGACACTCGTCTGATGAGATTAAGGCGATGCTGTTGGGCCAAGTGAGCGACAATCTCTTTGTGAAAGAGTACATCGTTTTTGCCCCATTCAATATCGGTAAAGATACCTCCACCGAGAAAGATGCATGTCGATGA
- a CDS encoding c-type cytochrome, with translation MHFPSARQLKLIGLSIGTTGLLTFSGIAASQTSPANINQLSLAATCANCHGTNGVGVPNAGMPQINHLTPDAMFTQLKAFKSGARTGTIMHQLAKGYTDEQLQTISNVLGKK, from the coding sequence ATGCACTTTCCATCTGCACGTCAGCTGAAGCTCATAGGGCTTAGCATTGGCACCACAGGTTTGCTGACCTTTAGCGGTATTGCCGCGAGTCAGACCAGTCCAGCTAATATCAATCAACTTTCCTTGGCAGCTACTTGTGCTAATTGCCACGGCACCAATGGCGTTGGCGTACCCAATGCAGGGATGCCACAAATTAATCATTTAACGCCCGATGCGATGTTCACCCAACTCAAGGCCTTCAAGAGCGGCGCCAGAACTGGCACCATCATGCATCAGTTGGCCAAAGGCTATACCGATGAGCAACTTCAAAC